In one window of Cohaesibacter gelatinilyticus DNA:
- a CDS encoding electron transfer flavoprotein subunit alpha/FixB family protein, producing the protein MTTLLIAEHNNAALNDATTKAMTAAVQLGADVHVLVAGKDCGAVAEEAAKLSGATKVIVAESDELEHQLAEPMAAQIVAMAGDYDAIVAASTANGKNFMPRVAALLDVMQLSDITKVVSADTFERPIYAGNAIQTVKSTDATRVITVRTATFASAGNDGSAAVEAASLADAPGISAYAGEELSKSDRPELASAKIIISGGRAMGSEEKFKEVLTPVADKLGAAIGASRAAVDAGYAPNDLQVGQTGKVVAPELYIACGISGAIQHLAGMKDSKVIVAINKDEEAPIFQVADYGLVADLFDVLPELEKAL; encoded by the coding sequence ATGACGACCCTTTTGATTGCCGAACATAACAATGCGGCTTTGAATGATGCGACCACCAAGGCGATGACTGCCGCTGTCCAATTGGGCGCCGACGTGCATGTGTTGGTGGCTGGTAAAGATTGCGGTGCAGTGGCTGAGGAAGCTGCCAAACTGTCTGGTGCTACCAAAGTGATTGTTGCTGAAAGCGATGAGCTGGAGCATCAGTTGGCCGAGCCAATGGCTGCTCAGATTGTCGCCATGGCTGGTGATTATGATGCGATTGTTGCGGCTTCCACCGCCAACGGCAAGAACTTCATGCCACGTGTGGCAGCCCTTTTGGACGTGATGCAGCTGTCTGACATCACCAAAGTGGTATCCGCTGATACTTTTGAGCGCCCGATCTATGCCGGTAACGCTATTCAGACCGTGAAGAGCACTGATGCAACGAGGGTCATCACTGTTCGGACCGCGACCTTTGCCTCTGCTGGCAATGATGGATCTGCCGCAGTTGAAGCAGCAAGTCTTGCTGATGCTCCAGGCATCTCAGCTTATGCTGGTGAAGAGCTGTCCAAGTCCGATCGCCCGGAACTGGCGTCTGCCAAGATCATCATCTCCGGTGGTCGTGCAATGGGCTCCGAAGAGAAGTTCAAGGAGGTTCTTACTCCTGTTGCTGACAAGCTGGGGGCGGCCATCGGTGCCTCCCGTGCTGCGGTTGATGCGGGCTATGCGCCAAACGATCTGCAGGTTGGCCAGACTGGTAAGGTGGTTGCACCGGAGCTTTATATTGCTTGTGGTATCTCTGGCGCCATTCAGCATCTGGCTGGCATGAAGGACTCCAAGGTCATCGTTGCCATCAACAAGGACGAAGAAGCCCCAATCTTCCAGGTCGCAGATTACGGCCTCGTTGCCGATCTCTTCGATGTCCTTCCAGAGCTCGAAAAAGCACTGTAA
- a CDS encoding electron transfer flavoprotein subunit beta/FixA family protein: protein MKILVPVKRVVDYNVKIRVKADGSGVELANVKMSMNPFDEISVEEAIRLKEAGKASEIVVVSVGPQQAQETLRTALAMGADRAILIKTDETVEPLAVAKLLKGVVAEENPELVVLGKQAIDDDSNQTGQMLAALLGWPQGTFASDVELGEGKVTVTREIDGGLQKVELNMPAVITTDLRLNEPRYASLPNIMKAKKKPLDTKAPSDYGVDIAPRLEVLSTVEPAARQAGVKVADVAELVDKLKNEAGIL from the coding sequence ATGAAGATTCTGGTACCCGTAAAGCGGGTTGTTGACTACAACGTTAAGATCCGTGTTAAAGCCGATGGCTCTGGCGTTGAACTTGCGAACGTCAAGATGTCGATGAACCCGTTTGATGAGATCTCGGTTGAAGAGGCCATTCGTCTGAAGGAAGCTGGCAAGGCATCCGAGATTGTTGTTGTCTCGGTTGGCCCGCAGCAGGCTCAGGAAACTCTGCGCACTGCGTTGGCGATGGGCGCAGACCGTGCGATCCTGATCAAGACGGATGAAACCGTTGAGCCATTGGCCGTTGCCAAATTGCTGAAGGGCGTTGTTGCTGAAGAAAATCCTGAGCTGGTTGTTCTTGGCAAGCAGGCCATTGATGATGATAGCAACCAGACCGGCCAGATGCTGGCAGCTCTGCTTGGCTGGCCCCAGGGCACCTTTGCTTCTGACGTTGAGCTTGGCGAAGGCAAAGTGACTGTCACCCGCGAGATCGATGGCGGTCTGCAGAAGGTCGAGCTGAACATGCCAGCGGTGATTACCACCGATCTGCGCCTGAATGAGCCACGCTATGCGTCTTTGCCGAACATCATGAAAGCCAAGAAGAAGCCTTTGGACACCAAAGCGCCTTCTGATTATGGCGTTGATATCGCTCCTCGTCTGGAAGTTCTCTCCACCGTTGAGCCTGCAGCCCGTCAGGCTGGTGTCAAGGTGGCAGATGTCGCTGAGCTGGTTGACAAGCTGAAAAACGAAGCTGGCATACTGTAA